One part of the Pannonibacter sp. XCT-53 genome encodes these proteins:
- a CDS encoding CAP domain-containing protein — translation MQTRRQIVTGLGSGLALGLVLALAGCGALEPTRLGPATVIEPVAVDEPAMLARLNAYRAGKGLPPVALDPVLTRVSADMARYIAERDSMKTRQHSAEGLSGRLDAAGYRNYAGAENLGAGYASQEAAFAGWQGSAGHDRNLLNPYVTRMGLARMRRSDGTWRHFWVMTLARPEADGRPILVNR, via the coding sequence ATGCAGACACGCCGCCAGATTGTGACCGGTCTCGGCTCCGGTCTCGCCCTTGGCCTCGTTCTCGCCCTCGCCGGGTGCGGCGCGCTGGAGCCGACGCGGCTCGGCCCCGCCACGGTGATCGAGCCGGTGGCCGTCGACGAGCCGGCCATGCTCGCCCGGCTCAACGCCTATCGCGCCGGCAAGGGATTGCCCCCCGTCGCCCTCGATCCCGTGCTGACGAGGGTCTCCGCCGACATGGCCCGCTACATTGCCGAGCGCGACAGCATGAAGACCCGGCAGCACAGCGCCGAAGGCCTGTCCGGCCGTCTCGACGCTGCCGGCTACCGCAACTATGCCGGTGCGGAGAACCTTGGCGCCGGCTATGCGTCGCAGGAGGCAGCCTTCGCCGGCTGGCAGGGCTCGGCCGGCCATGACCGCAACCTGCTCAATCCCTATGTCACGCGGATGGGTCTTGCGCGGATGCGGCGCTCGGACGGAACCTGGCGCCACTTCTGGGTGATGACGCTGGCCCGTCCCGAGGCCGACGGCCGGCCGATCCTCGTCAACCGCTGA
- a CDS encoding ETC complex I subunit, with protein sequence MVARIYRPAKTAMQSGKAKTERWVLEFEPEVARSVEPLMGYTSSSDMKQQIRLYFDSAEEAVAYATREGIPHRVEQPKERVIRGASYSDNFRFDRSAPWTH encoded by the coding sequence ATGGTTGCGCGCATCTATCGACCGGCCAAGACGGCCATGCAGTCCGGCAAGGCAAAGACTGAACGCTGGGTGCTGGAATTCGAGCCCGAAGTGGCGCGTTCTGTCGAACCGCTGATGGGTTACACCTCGTCTTCCGACATGAAGCAGCAGATCCGGTTGTATTTCGACAGTGCCGAAGAGGCCGTCGCCTACGCGACGCGTGAGGGCATTCCGCATCGGGTCGAGCAGCCGAAGGAGCGTGTCATTCGCGGCGCGTCCTATTCGGACAACTTCCGCTTCGACCGTTCCGCGCCCTGGACGCACTGA
- a CDS encoding Tim44 domain-containing protein produces the protein MQPEKEIPSVTRRLARTSAAAILGLAALIIAADYAEARRAGSGGGFGSRGSRTHEAAPATQTAPAPAAPIERSMTPNTGPAAPAMNQTNRPGAQAQTPAAAQKPGLFGSFGRSMLGGLLVGGLIGMLLGQGFGGLAGFFGLLLQVGLIALIVFVVMRLIASRRQQAPAPAHAYSMPGASPTPMGGGLGQGAPGAMGGMGGMSGHGPAGAGQSGQSGLAGLAGGLFSGGRPAQPQPVGQPIQLDGSDFDRFEQMLTEVQEAYGREDFGALRRLATPEAMSYLAEELGELATEGRRNSVTAVKLLQGDLAEAWTEDGTDYATVAMRYEAIDVMLDRDSGAVIEGNPEVPGESIELWTFARKQGGEWKLSAIQGVQA, from the coding sequence ATGCAACCAGAGAAGGAAATCCCGTCCGTGACACGCCGTCTTGCCCGCACCTCAGCCGCAGCAATCCTGGGCCTCGCCGCTCTCATCATTGCCGCCGACTATGCCGAGGCCCGGCGCGCGGGCAGTGGCGGCGGCTTCGGCAGCCGCGGGTCACGCACCCACGAGGCTGCTCCGGCGACGCAGACCGCGCCGGCTCCGGCCGCCCCGATCGAGCGGTCGATGACGCCCAACACCGGCCCGGCCGCGCCGGCCATGAACCAGACCAACCGTCCGGGCGCCCAGGCGCAGACCCCGGCCGCAGCACAGAAGCCGGGCCTGTTCGGCAGCTTCGGCCGCTCCATGCTCGGTGGCCTTCTGGTCGGCGGCCTGATCGGCATGCTGCTCGGTCAGGGCTTCGGCGGCCTGGCCGGCTTCTTCGGCCTGCTGCTGCAGGTCGGTCTCATCGCGCTCATCGTGTTCGTCGTCATGCGCCTGATCGCCAGCCGGCGTCAGCAGGCCCCGGCGCCGGCCCATGCCTATTCGATGCCGGGTGCCAGCCCGACCCCGATGGGCGGCGGCCTTGGTCAGGGAGCCCCCGGCGCCATGGGGGGCATGGGCGGCATGTCGGGCCACGGCCCGGCTGGCGCTGGCCAGTCCGGCCAGTCCGGCCTGGCGGGCCTTGCCGGCGGTCTCTTCAGCGGCGGCCGTCCGGCGCAGCCGCAGCCGGTCGGGCAGCCGATCCAGCTTGACGGGTCTGACTTTGACCGTTTCGAGCAGATGCTGACCGAGGTGCAGGAAGCCTATGGCCGCGAGGACTTCGGTGCGCTGCGCCGTCTCGCCACGCCGGAAGCCATGTCCTACCTCGCGGAAGAGCTGGGTGAGCTGGCGACCGAGGGCCGCCGCAATTCGGTGACGGCCGTCAAGCTGCTGCAGGGCGACCTGGCCGAAGCCTGGACCGAGGACGGCACCGACTACGCCACCGTCGCCATGCGCTACGAAGCCATCGACGTCATGCTCGACCGCGACAGCGGTGCGGTCATCGAGGGCAACCCCGAGGTGCCGGGCGAGAGCATCGAACTCTGGACCTTCGCCCGCAAGCAGGGTGGCGAGTGGAAACTCTCGGCGATCCAGGGCGTTCAGGCCTGA
- a CDS encoding YcaO-like family protein yields MRTLARDLAGRLPSTDPDGLARDLEGALSPFSRLLEHWSVQVRPVPAQAAGIVLMSAMLTPDTAPETVPETVRHPARDPAGGTASGWRSAAAATLASVVAGGQGASPVAALQSCLGELAERLSLVSRGPGDPRVRSGADLDAHLEAGDLMGFSAAQEQDLARRHPRLLEAMRGGRIDWRSLSDRWLVAQPWEGSAPVAVPALGQLLGEGRWAGLAGLPLASSVGTAVWTDPQTAADRALAEAAERDAVGLWWYNRLGITPVAQGVWQGVLPEICASWFRERRRATEVALLPSRLSQHVVMAVSWLGEGHADVARTRIVPGTGARTDALTGANAVAGFAAGADAAAAIRSAIGELIQAEAMLELRLAAAARAGRPAGTPDLAPVIDLRRLLQRDGGSPSPLPRLPHPFQPGALADSLRRQGIRLYRLDLACDDIGLSCMKVVSPDLVDWVPRFGRARLQAEALAAGRKPRDEADLARHPFPF; encoded by the coding sequence GTGCGGACCCTTGCCCGCGACCTTGCGGGGCGCCTGCCATCCACCGATCCGGACGGGCTGGCGAGGGATCTGGAGGGGGCGCTTTCGCCCTTCTCGCGCCTGCTGGAGCACTGGTCCGTGCAGGTGCGTCCGGTCCCCGCTCAGGCCGCGGGCATCGTCCTGATGTCCGCGATGCTGACACCCGATACGGCCCCCGAAACTGTCCCTGAAACTGTGCGGCACCCGGCCCGCGATCCTGCCGGCGGGACGGCGTCCGGCTGGAGGTCCGCTGCCGCCGCGACGCTCGCCAGCGTGGTGGCCGGAGGGCAGGGGGCCTCGCCTGTCGCCGCCCTGCAATCCTGCCTCGGCGAACTGGCAGAACGGCTTAGCCTGGTCTCGCGCGGGCCCGGCGATCCACGCGTCCGGTCCGGCGCGGATCTCGATGCCCATCTCGAGGCGGGCGATCTGATGGGCTTCAGCGCGGCGCAGGAGCAGGATCTTGCCCGGCGGCACCCGCGCCTTCTGGAGGCGATGCGGGGCGGGCGCATCGACTGGCGCAGCCTGTCGGACCGCTGGCTGGTCGCACAGCCCTGGGAGGGCAGCGCGCCCGTCGCCGTGCCGGCGCTCGGCCAGTTGCTCGGCGAGGGCCGCTGGGCCGGGCTCGCCGGTCTGCCGCTCGCCTCTTCCGTCGGGACCGCGGTCTGGACCGACCCGCAGACTGCCGCCGATCGGGCCCTTGCAGAAGCGGCCGAGCGCGATGCCGTTGGCCTGTGGTGGTACAACCGCCTGGGGATAACTCCAGTTGCACAGGGGGTCTGGCAGGGGGTTCTGCCTGAAATTTGTGCAAGCTGGTTCCGTGAGCGGAGGCGGGCGACCGAGGTCGCGCTGCTGCCGTCGCGCCTGTCGCAGCATGTGGTCATGGCCGTGTCCTGGCTGGGGGAGGGGCACGCAGATGTGGCCAGGACCAGGATCGTACCCGGGACGGGTGCCAGGACGGATGCCTTGACCGGTGCCAATGCCGTGGCCGGCTTTGCCGCCGGTGCCGACGCGGCCGCCGCCATTCGCTCCGCCATCGGCGAACTGATCCAGGCCGAGGCGATGCTCGAGCTGCGGCTGGCCGCCGCAGCTCGGGCGGGTCGGCCGGCGGGGACGCCGGACCTTGCACCGGTCATCGACCTGCGCCGGCTGCTGCAGAGGGACGGAGGCAGCCCGTCCCCCTTGCCGCGGCTGCCGCACCCCTTTCAGCCGGGCGCGCTGGCAGACAGCCTGCGGCGGCAGGGCATCAGGCTCTATCGTCTCGATCTGGCGTGCGACGACATCGGTCTCAGCTGCATGAAGGTGGTCAGTCCGGATCTGGTGGACTGGGTGCCACGATTCGGCCGGGCGCGGCTGCAGGCCGAGGCGCTTGCAGCCGGGCGAAAGCCACGTGACGAGGCAGATCTCGCCCGTCATCCCTTTCCGTTCTAG
- a CDS encoding BTAD domain-containing putative transcriptional regulator, which yields MAERLHLQTLGLVRLATADGETLALKTRKALALLAYLLRRPGLSATRSDIAALLWSEGERAKAAVSLRQAVAHVRQTEALAGLRLIETTPTSITLCAEVLTTDLDEIQQMLGGFRPLDSTRLKALWGGDFLNGFDTLDPAFADWLALEQERVRASVIEKTVSALEDLQILGGAAAVNQREVLAGFLLGLDPAHEFAHQTLIRHYLAQGRRERALQQYRDCARELRNLLDQDPDPATLLLIEDAGAGDPARRPPVGAAGTAQGAPAPGAAPGAVLAPAPVAAPTGGGMASATVDLAGLRRDISLPVLSIASLSFEREADHLALSLRDEIVAGLSAYRCFELYEAAYWIGEDGAAPMRVEGGELGSFLLRFRRDRMLNRIYVQLENRSSGQIAFNEVIDLELTTSASDRVEAVFRTVSRVHSHVIGRLRMRPGRTAFSRWCQAEALMWEFNRAADQKALQILAELEQSHPSYSQIYAGRCSIQMKQALFYPTVGGGLLDTEATMTLAEKAVALDPWQVINHRMLGWSMIHAARPDDAHRAFSQALSLNPMDPMNVISAAEALAYIGDLRKATDMAMKAFDGLTTTPRIVYGYLANIFFASGDFDRAAEFARRGPMDNIHGLATRLAALDRAGFAEDAAATRDILLQRIETQFGRGRLKPVPLELRAWLDQVNMFQEPATRAAFERGLDSVREALGLGRA from the coding sequence ATGGCCGAACGACTTCACCTCCAGACGCTCGGGCTCGTGCGCCTCGCCACGGCCGATGGTGAAACGCTGGCGTTAAAGACGCGCAAGGCCCTCGCCCTGCTGGCCTATCTGCTGCGTCGCCCCGGTCTCTCGGCAACCCGGTCCGACATTGCCGCCCTGCTCTGGAGCGAGGGCGAGCGGGCTAAGGCCGCCGTGTCGCTGCGCCAGGCGGTCGCGCATGTCCGCCAGACGGAGGCACTGGCCGGCCTGCGCCTGATCGAGACGACGCCGACGTCCATCACCCTCTGTGCCGAGGTCCTGACCACCGACCTCGACGAGATCCAGCAGATGCTTGGCGGCTTCCGGCCGCTCGACAGCACCCGTCTCAAGGCGCTCTGGGGCGGCGATTTCCTCAATGGCTTCGACACGCTCGATCCTGCCTTTGCCGACTGGCTGGCCCTCGAGCAGGAACGCGTCCGGGCCTCGGTCATCGAGAAGACGGTGTCCGCGCTCGAGGACCTGCAGATCCTTGGCGGTGCGGCGGCGGTGAACCAGCGCGAGGTGCTGGCCGGCTTCCTGCTCGGTCTCGATCCGGCGCATGAGTTCGCGCACCAGACGCTGATCCGTCACTATCTGGCCCAGGGCCGGAGGGAGCGCGCGCTGCAGCAGTACCGCGACTGCGCGCGCGAATTGCGCAACCTGCTCGACCAGGACCCGGACCCGGCGACGCTGCTGCTCATCGAGGACGCGGGCGCGGGGGATCCGGCACGCCGTCCGCCGGTCGGAGCGGCCGGCACGGCGCAAGGGGCACCGGCTCCCGGAGCCGCCCCTGGGGCCGTCCTCGCGCCGGCGCCTGTCGCGGCGCCGACCGGGGGCGGGATGGCGAGTGCCACGGTGGATCTGGCCGGCCTGCGCCGGGACATCTCGCTGCCCGTGCTGTCGATTGCGAGCCTGTCCTTCGAGCGCGAGGCAGACCATCTGGCCCTGTCGCTGCGCGACGAGATCGTGGCGGGCCTGTCGGCCTATCGCTGCTTCGAGCTTTACGAGGCGGCCTACTGGATTGGCGAGGACGGGGCTGCGCCCATGCGGGTCGAGGGCGGCGAACTCGGCAGCTTCCTGCTGCGGTTCCGCCGCGATCGCATGCTGAACCGCATCTACGTCCAGCTCGAGAACCGCAGCAGCGGGCAGATCGCCTTCAACGAGGTGATCGATCTCGAACTGACGACATCGGCGTCAGACCGGGTCGAGGCCGTGTTCCGGACCGTGAGCCGCGTGCACAGTCACGTCATCGGCCGCCTGCGCATGCGCCCCGGCCGGACGGCCTTCTCGCGCTGGTGCCAGGCCGAGGCGCTGATGTGGGAGTTCAACCGCGCGGCCGACCAGAAGGCGCTGCAGATCCTCGCCGAACTCGAACAGTCGCATCCGAGCTACAGCCAGATCTACGCCGGCCGCTGTTCCATCCAGATGAAGCAGGCCCTGTTCTATCCCACCGTCGGCGGCGGCCTGCTCGACACGGAAGCGACCATGACGCTGGCGGAAAAGGCGGTGGCGCTCGACCCCTGGCAGGTGATCAACCACCGCATGCTCGGCTGGTCGATGATCCATGCCGCCCGGCCCGACGATGCCCACCGGGCCTTCTCGCAGGCACTCAGCCTCAATCCCATGGATCCGATGAACGTCATCTCGGCCGCCGAGGCGCTGGCCTACATCGGCGACCTGCGCAAGGCCACCGACATGGCCATGAAGGCCTTCGACGGCCTGACGACGACGCCGCGCATCGTCTACGGCTATCTCGCCAACATCTTCTTCGCCAGTGGCGACTTCGACCGGGCCGCCGAATTTGCCCGGCGCGGCCCGATGGACAACATTCACGGCCTGGCCACGCGGCTGGCCGCGCTCGACCGGGCCGGTTTTGCCGAGGATGCGGCCGCCACCCGCGACATCCTGCTGCAGCGCATCGAGACGCAGTTCGGGCGCGGCCGCCTCAAGCCCGTGCCGCTCGAGCTGCGCGCCTGGCTGGACCAGGTCAACATGTTCCAGGAGCCCGCAACCCGCGCCGCCTTCGAGCGCGGGCTGGATTCTGTGCGCGAGGCGCTGGGGCTCGGCCGCGCCTGA